The following are encoded in a window of Strigops habroptila isolate Jane chromosome 9, bStrHab1.2.pri, whole genome shotgun sequence genomic DNA:
- the TBX22 gene encoding T-box transcription factor TBX22, which translates to MALSSRAHAFSVEALVGRSAKRKVPDGRDEEPGAGRRQSRRAPEAEKRPKAGAESREAGAGVQVELQGSELWRRFHEIGTEMIITKAGRRMFPSVRVKVKGLEPLRQYYIAIDVVPVDSKRYRYVYHSSQWMVAGNTDHSCITPRLYIHPDSPCSGETWMRQIISFDRVKLTNNEMDDKGHIILQSMHKYKPRVHVIAQDSRFDLAQIQSLPAEGVQTFSFQETEFTTVTAYQNQQITKLKIDRNPFAKGFRDPGRNRGVLDGLLETYPWRSPLALDLKAFGADSQGGSSSSSPVASSGGTPSPLNPLLSPSCSPPAFHLSASNIGMPCPETYLHNLNMPLYYKICPTSFLRQQSLIFPSHEKLGGTNPHLLPHFMVDVPKLSSLGITNLKNAKAEDLNGQCLQVPSSASQMLYGLHASGNIFPSSPIAREALNCSLHPPYGLYGYNFSVPSRLMNTASHFKVSDSIPASLRDGRCNHSNWHPTINHCL; encoded by the exons ATGGCGCTCAGCTCCCGGGCTCACGCCTTCTCGGTGGAAGCCTTGGTGGGACGCTCGGCCAAGAGGAAGGTGCCGGATGGTCGCGACGAGGAGCCCGGGGCCGGCCGCCGGCAGAGCCGCAGAGCCCCGGAGGCGG AGAAGCGGCCCAAGGCCGGTGCCGAGAGCCGGGAGGCGGGCGCTGGGGTGCAGGTGGAGCTGCAGGGCTCCGAGCTCTGGCGGAGGTTCCATGAGATCGGCACCGAGATGATCATCACCAAGGCCGGCAG GAGGATGTTCCCCTCGGTCAGGGTGAAGGTGAAGGGGCTAGAGCCGCTCAGGCAGTACTATATCGCCATCGACGTCGTCCCGGTGGACTCCAAAAGATACAG GTACGTCTATCACAGCTCGCAGTGGATGGTGGCAGGGAACACGGACCACTCCTGCATCACCCCGCGGCTCTACATCCACCCCGACTCCCCCTGCTCAGGGGAGACTTGGATGAGGCAGATCATCAGCTTCGACCGGGTGAAGCTCACCAACAACGAGATGGACGACAAGGGGCAT ATCATCCTGCAGTCCATGCACAAATACAAGCCCCGAGTCCACGTTATCGCCCAGGATTCGCGCTTCGACCTGGCGCAGATCCAGTCTCTGCCGGCCGAGGGGGTGCAGACCTTCTCCTTCCAGGAGACCGAGTTCACCACCGTGACGGCCTACCAGAACCAGCAG aTCACGAAGCTGAAGATCGACAGGAATCCCTTCGCCAAAGGTTTTCGGGACCCCGGCAGGAACAG GGGTGTCCTGGATGGGCTTCTGGAGACCTACCCGTGGCGGTCCCCCCTCGCCCTGGACTTAAAGGCTTTCGGCGCCGACAGCCAGG gtgGGAGCTCCAGCTCTTCGCCGGTGGCCTCCAGTGGTGGGACGCCCTCTCCTCTCAACCCCCTGCTCTCTCCATCAtgttctcctcctgcctttcaCTTGTCAGCAAGCAACATTGGCATGCCATGCCCCGAGACCTATCTACACAACCTCAACATGCCCCTCTACTACAAGATTTGTCCTACAAGCTTCTTAAGACAACAGTCTCTCATCTTCCCAAGCCATGAAAAACTGGGAGGCACCAACCCACATCTTTTACCTCACTTCATGGTGGATGTGCCAAAACTATCTTCCCTCGGCATAACCAATCTGAAAAATGCTAAGGCTGAAGACTTAAACGGGCAATGTCTACAAGTGCCCAGTTCTGCTAGTCAAATGCTGTATGGATTACATGCATCTGGAAACATTTTCCCATCAAGTCCCATTGCTCGGGAAGCACTTAATTGTTCTTTACATCCTCCATATGGCTTGTATGGTTACAACTTCTCTGTGCCATCTAGACTGATGAATACAGCAAGCCATTTCAAAGTGAGTGACAGCATTCCAGCTTCTTTGAGAGATGGCAGATGTAATCACTCTAACTGGCACCCAACAATTAACCATTGCCTTTAG